In Carboxydothermus pertinax, a single genomic region encodes these proteins:
- a CDS encoding phosphoribosyltransferase gives MYFKNREDAGRVCSAKLWNEGIVGDVVTAIPRGGAVVAAPIAKKLKLPLKLILPKKIGAPHNEEVALGAVTADGSLALNEEFIRLLGISPEILEKQIKKAQRKIKEMQSIYNIDNINYDYTNKNVLLVDDGLATGFTVLAAGLSLIKQGAKSITVVVPVASTEAINLLKNNGFAVFSLIVPEDFYAVGQFYEDFRPVEKEEVLTLLAKNYSG, from the coding sequence ATGTATTTTAAAAACCGGGAGGATGCAGGTCGGGTTTGTTCTGCCAAATTATGGAATGAAGGTATTGTTGGAGACGTTGTTACGGCTATCCCCCGAGGGGGTGCAGTAGTAGCAGCACCAATAGCTAAGAAACTAAAGCTACCATTAAAGCTTATCCTGCCCAAAAAAATCGGGGCTCCTCACAATGAAGAAGTAGCTCTGGGGGCAGTTACCGCTGATGGGTCCTTAGCCTTAAATGAGGAATTTATAAGATTATTAGGGATTTCACCAGAAATTTTAGAAAAACAAATAAAAAAGGCCCAGCGAAAAATTAAAGAAATGCAAAGTATATACAATATAGACAATATAAATTACGACTATACAAATAAAAATGTCCTTTTGGTGGATGATGGCTTAGCTACTGGTTTTACTGTCTTAGCCGCGGGTTTATCGTTAATAAAGCAAGGGGCTAAATCCATTACAGTGGTTGTTCCGGTTGCAAGCACTGAAGCTATTAATTTATTAAAAAATAATGGTTTTGCTGTATTTTCCTTAATAGTACCGGAAGATTTTTACGCTGTGGGCCAGTTTTACGAAGATTTCCGGCCGGTGGAAAAGGAGGAAGTTTTAACGCTTCTTGCTAAGAATTATTCAGGATAA
- a CDS encoding DUF4446 family protein, whose protein sequence is MLNFTTLMRPEVILGVFGLNLIFFLLLLNLYVKTVKLRRELKNLLQGNSGQNLENILLDLARDNELLKGEVTNLKKYTEDLNQRLLLAVQKVGMVRYKALPELGSELSFSVAFLDANNNGVVITSLYGREQCLVYGKPVEQGASIYPLTEEEQKAIGKAMEEGR, encoded by the coding sequence ATGCTAAATTTTACAACTTTAATGCGGCCGGAAGTAATTTTAGGCGTATTTGGTTTAAATTTAATATTTTTTCTTTTGCTGCTTAACTTATATGTAAAAACGGTTAAACTAAGACGGGAATTAAAAAATTTACTTCAAGGAAATTCCGGGCAAAATTTGGAAAATATTTTGCTGGATTTAGCCCGGGATAATGAGTTACTAAAAGGTGAAGTTACAAACTTAAAAAAGTACACCGAAGATTTAAACCAAAGGCTTCTATTGGCAGTGCAAAAAGTAGGAATGGTGCGGTATAAAGCTTTGCCGGAATTGGGTTCGGAATTAAGCTTTTCGGTGGCTTTTTTAGATGCCAACAATAATGGAGTAGTAATTACCAGTCTCTATGGGCGGGAGCAATGCCTCGTATACGGAAAGCCGGTAGAGCAGGGTGCGTCTATCTACCCTTTAACGGAAGAGGAACAAAAGGCAATCGGTAAAGCGATGGAAGAAGGGAGATAA
- the larE gene encoding ATP-dependent sacrificial sulfur transferase LarE, whose product MSQQKLEKLTSILTEMKSVVVAFSGGVDSSFLLKVARDVLGDKVVAAVGISDTYKPDELLEAENIAKMLGVKLIKVYTDEFSDPNFVNNPPDRCYYCKKSLFSKLIELKEQLSFKYVADGANLDDNKDYRPGHRAIEELGIRSPLREAGFTKDEIRSFAREMGLPNWNKPAEACLASRFPYHTKITKENLQKIYLGEKYLKGLGFNIVRVRFHDPIARIELSPEELLKAVEMRQDIVKYFQDLGFNYTCLDLLGYRTGSMNEILEEF is encoded by the coding sequence ATGTCGCAGCAAAAGTTAGAAAAGCTTACTTCTATTTTAACCGAAATGAAGTCGGTAGTGGTAGCTTTTTCCGGAGGAGTTGACAGTAGTTTTTTATTAAAAGTTGCCAGAGATGTCTTGGGAGATAAGGTAGTAGCCGCCGTGGGTATTTCTGATACTTATAAGCCCGACGAACTTTTAGAAGCGGAAAATATAGCAAAGATGCTTGGAGTTAAGTTAATAAAAGTTTATACCGATGAATTTTCGGATCCCAACTTCGTCAATAACCCCCCGGACCGGTGTTACTATTGTAAAAAAAGCCTTTTTAGTAAACTTATTGAATTAAAAGAGCAATTAAGTTTTAAATATGTAGCCGATGGGGCAAATTTAGACGATAACAAGGATTATCGTCCCGGCCACCGGGCTATTGAGGAGCTGGGTATTCGTTCCCCCTTAAGGGAAGCTGGGTTTACTAAAGACGAAATCCGGAGTTTTGCCCGGGAAATGGGACTGCCTAATTGGAATAAACCGGCAGAAGCCTGCCTTGCCTCCCGTTTTCCTTACCATACTAAAATTACGAAAGAAAATCTACAAAAAATTTATTTAGGTGAAAAATACTTAAAGGGCTTGGGTTTTAATATTGTGAGGGTTCGTTTTCATGATCCTATTGCCCGAATCGAGTTGTCTCCTGAAGAATTGCTTAAGGCTGTAGAAATGCGCCAGGACATTGTTAAATATTTTCAAGATTTAGGCTTTAATTATACCTGCCTTGATCTTTTGGGTTACCGTACCGGCAGTATGAATGAAATTTTGGAGGAATTTTAA
- the larB gene encoding nickel pincer cofactor biosynthesis protein LarB: MENLYEVLKKVELGKITAEKALKVIQGEFFEDLGFARVDFHREKRKEFAEVIFAQNKTPEETALIAQKLYERHGRFLATRVSFDHYEAIKRLIPNTFYNDRAKTAAYYLEGKPRPGNPLIITAGTSDLPVALEAEETLKFAGFKPQTLFDAGVAGIHRLFASIDLLRKADVIIAVAGMEGALPSVVAGLASCPVIAVPTSVGYGANFQGLSALLTMLNSCAPGIGVVNIDNGFGAAALAISILGLKEK, translated from the coding sequence ATGGAAAACCTTTATGAAGTATTAAAAAAGGTTGAACTTGGAAAAATTACTGCTGAAAAAGCCTTAAAGGTAATCCAGGGGGAGTTTTTTGAGGACTTAGGTTTTGCCCGGGTTGATTTTCACCGGGAAAAGCGGAAGGAATTTGCCGAAGTAATTTTTGCTCAAAATAAAACGCCGGAGGAAACAGCCCTCATTGCCCAAAAACTTTATGAGCGGCACGGACGCTTTTTAGCTACCAGGGTAAGTTTTGATCACTACGAAGCCATTAAAAGGCTAATCCCAAACACTTTTTACAATGACCGGGCTAAAACCGCCGCCTACTACCTGGAGGGAAAACCTCGGCCCGGTAATCCTCTTATCATCACCGCCGGCACTTCGGATCTTCCGGTAGCTTTGGAAGCAGAAGAAACCCTTAAATTTGCCGGTTTTAAGCCGCAAACTCTTTTTGATGCAGGCGTAGCTGGCATTCACCGTTTATTTGCTAGTATTGACTTACTACGAAAAGCCGATGTTATTATAGCGGTAGCAGGGATGGAAGGGGCGTTGCCTTCGGTAGTGGCCGGTCTTGCCTCCTGTCCGGTTATTGCCGTCCCTACTTCGGTTGGCTACGGTGCCAACTTTCAGGGACTTTCTGCTCTTTTAACGATGTTAAACAGTTGCGCTCCGGGAATCGGAGTAGTTAACATCGATAACGGCTTTGGAGCAGCCGCTTTAGCAATTTCCATTTTAGGTTTAAAGGAGAAGTAA
- the larC gene encoding nickel pincer cofactor biosynthesis protein LarC: MRLYLDCFMGISGDMMLGLLLDLGVREEEFLNLLNTLPLEFSLDVKTVQKNGLSGKKVSVLYPKPHQHRHLNDIYEIIEKSSLPIEVKNKSKYAFKLLAEAEAKIHGTTMDKVHFHEVGAVDAIVDICGSILGVYLLEVDTVIASPLPLSRGFVNSAHGPIPLPAPATLELLSGIPVVPAPVAGELVTPTGAALYRVLVAKTENAPSGTIIKTGYGAGSKDFIYPNMLRGILFTENSVKKSNLVLLETNIDHLSSEALGYSFNRLFREGALDVFITPIQMKKSRPGVILSVLCPESEEEKFAAIIFSETGSLGIRRQKIERYEAEREIIKLNTRYGLLPVKIGRFRGKVISVHPEFDACQVAAQKYNVSFREVYEEVMAVWQAKFGV; this comes from the coding sequence ATGCGGCTATATCTTGATTGTTTTATGGGAATTTCCGGAGATATGATGTTGGGACTTCTTTTGGATTTAGGAGTTAGGGAGGAGGAGTTTCTTAATCTTTTAAATACATTGCCCCTGGAGTTTTCTTTAGACGTTAAAACCGTTCAAAAAAACGGCCTTTCCGGAAAAAAAGTTTCGGTGTTATATCCAAAGCCCCATCAACACCGTCATTTAAACGATATCTATGAAATTATTGAAAAAAGTTCCCTGCCGATTGAGGTAAAGAATAAAAGCAAATACGCTTTTAAACTTTTAGCAGAAGCAGAAGCAAAAATTCACGGTACCACCATGGATAAAGTTCATTTTCATGAAGTAGGGGCGGTCGATGCAATTGTGGATATTTGTGGTAGTATTCTTGGAGTTTATCTTTTAGAGGTAGATACGGTAATCGCCTCACCGTTACCCCTATCCCGGGGGTTTGTAAACTCCGCTCACGGTCCCATCCCCTTGCCGGCACCGGCCACCTTAGAGCTCTTATCCGGTATTCCGGTAGTTCCAGCTCCGGTAGCAGGGGAACTGGTAACTCCTACCGGAGCTGCCCTTTACCGGGTTTTGGTGGCTAAAACGGAAAATGCTCCTTCAGGGACAATCATTAAGACCGGTTACGGTGCCGGAAGCAAGGATTTTATCTATCCTAACATGTTGCGGGGAATTTTATTTACTGAAAACTCGGTAAAAAAAAGTAACCTGGTTCTTTTGGAGACAAATATCGACCATCTTTCGTCTGAAGCTTTAGGGTATAGTTTTAACCGGCTTTTCCGGGAAGGGGCTTTAGACGTTTTTATAACCCCAATTCAAATGAAAAAAAGCCGCCCCGGGGTAATCCTTTCGGTTCTTTGCCCTGAATCCGAGGAGGAAAAGTTTGCTGCAATTATCTTTTCCGAAACGGGAAGTCTGGGGATAAGAAGACAAAAGATAGAGCGCTATGAAGCCGAGAGAGAAATAATTAAGCTAAATACCCGTTACGGTTTACTTCCGGTAAAAATCGGCCGCTTTCGGGGCAAAGTTATTTCCGTCCATCCGGAATTTGATGCCTGTCAAGTAGCCGCTCAAAAATACAATGTTTCTTTCAGGGAAGTTTACGAGGAAGTAATGGCCGTATGGCAGGCAAAATTTGGAGTTTAG
- a CDS encoding selenium metabolism-associated LysR family transcriptional regulator, with product MNRNQLEIFRVVVEKKSFSEAARLLHISQPAISMHIQALEEYYGTKLLDRTTKRVTLTPAGEILYKYTLHLLSLMDKAQRDISQAAGIIKGKLVLGASLTIGGHVLPPLLSSFYRKHPEVNITMEVMNTEKVLERVTDLTLDLGFVEGEVTAGELHVEAVARDELVVVVAANHPLAGRGQISWEELATLPLIMREPGSGTRKVIEERLQAAGLNLQELKIVMELGSTEAIKGAVDAGLGAAILSRWTIQREIKWGIFKQLTIENLPMYREFYVVLNNRKFYSPAIQAFMQFCREQLS from the coding sequence TTGAACCGAAATCAGCTGGAAATTTTCCGGGTGGTAGTAGAAAAGAAAAGTTTTTCAGAAGCTGCTCGCCTCCTGCATATTTCTCAGCCTGCCATTAGTATGCATATCCAGGCTTTAGAAGAATATTATGGGACCAAGCTTCTTGACAGGACCACTAAACGGGTTACTCTTACCCCGGCAGGAGAAATCCTCTATAAGTACACCCTGCACCTGTTATCCCTAATGGACAAAGCTCAACGGGATATTAGCCAGGCTGCTGGTATCATTAAAGGAAAGCTGGTTTTGGGGGCTAGTTTAACTATTGGGGGTCACGTTTTGCCACCGCTTTTGAGCTCCTTTTACCGAAAACACCCAGAAGTAAATATTACCATGGAAGTAATGAATACCGAAAAGGTACTGGAACGGGTAACTGATCTTACTTTAGATCTGGGTTTTGTAGAGGGAGAGGTAACCGCCGGGGAACTTCACGTAGAAGCGGTAGCTCGGGATGAACTGGTAGTAGTGGTAGCGGCCAACCATCCTCTTGCTGGACGTGGGCAGATTTCCTGGGAGGAGTTAGCAACATTACCTCTGATAATGCGGGAACCCGGTTCAGGCACCCGGAAGGTGATAGAAGAGCGACTGCAGGCGGCTGGTTTAAACCTGCAAGAGCTAAAAATAGTAATGGAACTGGGCAGCACGGAAGCAATAAAGGGAGCAGTAGATGCGGGATTAGGAGCGGCTATCCTTTCCAGGTGGACGATACAGCGGGAGATTAAATGGGGGATATTTAAGCAACTTACCATTGAAAATTTACCTATGTACCGGGAGTTTTATGTGGTTCTAAATAACCGCAAATTCTACTCGCCGGCTATCCAGGCCTTTATGCAATTTTGCCGGGAGCAACTGTCCTAG
- a CDS encoding YeiH family protein, translated as MSQEAIVLINKKNKSFNLVRGLTLTLVLTLLARQLTSLPFFSVMGTMVIAILLGISWRAVLGVPRIANEGIDFAAKRLLKLGVILMGIRLDINMIIASGPRIILIDALVIVFTIALFWWLGKRFSLNKRLAALLGVGTAVCGAAAIAAVAPLVHADDNETAISVGIVALLGTLGALVYTLLQPFLPLSPYAYGVLTGSTLHEVAHVVAASMAGGKISSEIAILVKLGRVALLIPVAMVMGYLFNKKQRGSSQQHPRQLPIPWFVFGFFGFSLINTFNLLTPAMEQFILQVSIFLLTMAMAGLGLHVRLQTFRRVGGSSLLVGVIGSLALALFGWGLLILFSIT; from the coding sequence ATGTCGCAGGAAGCTATAGTATTGATAAATAAAAAAAATAAATCTTTTAATTTGGTACGGGGATTAACTTTAACCCTAGTTTTAACCCTACTGGCCAGGCAGTTAACCAGCCTTCCCTTTTTTTCCGTTATGGGAACTATGGTAATCGCCATCCTTTTAGGCATTTCCTGGCGTGCCGTGTTAGGAGTTCCCCGTATAGCCAATGAAGGTATCGATTTTGCGGCCAAAAGGCTGTTGAAACTTGGGGTTATTCTTATGGGCATCCGTCTGGATATCAATATGATAATTGCCTCCGGACCTCGAATCATTCTAATTGATGCATTGGTCATAGTTTTTACGATAGCCCTGTTCTGGTGGCTTGGTAAGCGTTTTTCTCTGAACAAACGCTTGGCCGCTCTTCTCGGGGTGGGTACCGCTGTATGTGGGGCAGCAGCCATTGCTGCGGTAGCGCCCCTGGTACATGCCGATGATAATGAGACAGCCATATCGGTAGGTATTGTTGCTTTGCTTGGAACCTTGGGTGCCCTTGTCTATACCCTGCTCCAACCCTTTTTACCCTTAAGCCCCTATGCTTACGGGGTGCTTACCGGTTCCACCTTGCATGAAGTAGCCCATGTAGTGGCGGCTTCTATGGCCGGAGGGAAGATTAGCAGCGAAATTGCAATTTTGGTAAAGCTAGGTAGGGTCGCACTGCTAATTCCTGTAGCTATGGTTATGGGTTATCTTTTTAACAAAAAACAGAGAGGGTCTTCGCAGCAACACCCCAGGCAATTACCCATTCCCTGGTTTGTCTTTGGTTTCTTCGGTTTTAGTTTGATAAATACTTTTAACCTCCTGACTCCAGCGATGGAGCAGTTTATCCTGCAGGTAAGCATTTTTCTCCTGACGATGGCCATGGCTGGACTTGGCCTGCACGTGAGGCTACAAACTTTCAGGCGGGTAGGGGGTAGCTCTCTGCTGGTGGGTGTGATCGGTTCTCTGGCGTTAGCCCTGTTTGGCTGGGGATTGCTGATATTATTTTCAATTACTTAA
- a CDS encoding aminotransferase class V-fold PLP-dependent enzyme, translating into MSPIYFDNSATTYPKPPEVFEAMLYFAEKIGANPGRGSHQRALKASQIILEAREAINTLINGVSADRVIFTANATESLNLALKGLLKTGDHVIASPFEHNAAQRPLNRLNREGVEVSYLSASPSGEIDPGEITKLLKPNTRAVVLTHASNVLGCITPVAEVGKICREVGIALIVDAAQSLGTIPVDVQSYNISLLAFTGHKGLYGPQGTGGLYIAPEWEKVVRTLKEGGTGGHSEEELPPEILPDKYESGTLNTIGIAGLKAGVEFVLKIGVEKIFQHEKKLTRKLYQGLKELGAEILGPDLVKDRAPLVSFNFPEADAATVSFMLDKLYDIATRSGLHCAPKAHEVAGTLDRGAVRASFSYFNTEEEVEKFLEAVKEIKDEL; encoded by the coding sequence ATGTCCCCGATTTACTTTGATAACAGCGCGACCACTTACCCCAAACCGCCAGAAGTTTTTGAGGCAATGCTCTATTTTGCCGAGAAAATAGGGGCGAATCCTGGCAGGGGAAGCCATCAAAGGGCATTAAAAGCTTCCCAAATAATCCTTGAAGCGCGGGAAGCGATAAACACCTTAATAAATGGAGTTTCCGCAGACCGGGTAATTTTTACAGCCAATGCTACTGAAAGCTTAAATCTGGCTCTAAAAGGCCTCCTCAAAACCGGGGACCATGTCATTGCTTCGCCTTTTGAACATAATGCAGCTCAACGGCCTTTAAATCGCCTTAATCGAGAAGGGGTTGAAGTTAGCTATTTATCAGCGTCGCCCTCTGGAGAAATAGACCCTGGGGAAATAACGAAACTTTTAAAACCAAATACCCGGGCAGTAGTTTTAACCCATGCTTCCAATGTTTTGGGATGTATTACGCCGGTGGCGGAAGTAGGAAAGATCTGCAGGGAAGTGGGAATTGCCTTAATAGTAGATGCGGCGCAATCCCTGGGAACGATACCGGTGGATGTCCAGAGCTATAACATTTCTCTGCTGGCTTTTACCGGTCATAAAGGTCTTTACGGCCCCCAGGGAACGGGCGGCCTCTATATCGCTCCCGAGTGGGAAAAGGTGGTAAGAACCTTAAAAGAAGGCGGGACCGGGGGACATTCGGAAGAAGAACTACCGCCGGAAATTTTGCCAGATAAATACGAAAGTGGTACCCTCAATACGATTGGTATTGCTGGACTAAAAGCGGGGGTGGAGTTTGTCCTCAAGATAGGCGTAGAGAAAATTTTTCAGCATGAAAAGAAACTTACCCGGAAGCTTTATCAGGGGTTAAAGGAGCTAGGTGCGGAAATTTTGGGTCCGGATCTGGTAAAAGATCGGGCGCCGCTTGTATCTTTTAATTTTCCCGAGGCCGATGCGGCAACCGTAAGCTTTATGCTAGATAAGCTTTACGACATAGCCACGCGATCTGGACTTCATTGTGCCCCCAAAGCCCATGAAGTTGCCGGAACCTTAGACCGGGGGGCAGTGCGGGCAAGCTTCTCGTATTTTAATACCGAAGAGGAAGTTGAGAAATTTTTAGAGGCAGTAAAGGAGATAAAAGATGAATTGTAA
- a CDS encoding ParB/RepB/Spo0J family partition protein, whose translation MKNKKGLGRGLDALIPEGKLNLGNLTEAGEKGLYEINVEKIIPNPKQPRTIFSEEALAELAESIKKHGVLQPIVVRKIAGDKYELVAGERRWRAAQLAGLKQIPAVVKDFNDEEATVVALMENLQREDLNPLEQAKALKRLIEEFHLTQEEVAENLAKSRTYVTNLLRLLNLPLVIQEMVERGELSYGHARALLALEDPIKMSEAARKVINEGLSVRATEELVKKIKNKPEVKIKTKRQVSPEIQEIEDKLKAFFSTKVEIKNTAKGRGKITIEYYSPEELQRILDLLYIE comes from the coding sequence ATGAAAAATAAAAAAGGCTTAGGACGGGGCCTGGATGCCCTGATACCCGAAGGTAAACTAAATTTAGGTAACCTGACCGAAGCAGGAGAAAAAGGACTATATGAAATAAATGTGGAAAAAATAATACCAAATCCCAAGCAACCCCGAACGATTTTTAGCGAGGAAGCGCTAGCGGAGCTTGCGGAGTCTATAAAAAAACATGGAGTTTTGCAACCAATCGTTGTGCGAAAAATTGCTGGAGATAAATATGAACTGGTAGCAGGGGAACGGCGCTGGCGGGCAGCCCAGCTAGCGGGGTTAAAACAAATTCCAGCGGTGGTAAAGGATTTCAACGATGAAGAAGCAACCGTAGTTGCCTTAATGGAAAACCTCCAGCGGGAAGATTTAAATCCATTAGAACAGGCTAAAGCTCTCAAAAGGCTCATAGAGGAGTTTCACTTGACCCAGGAGGAAGTAGCGGAAAATTTAGCTAAATCCCGGACGTATGTCACGAATCTTTTGCGCCTTTTAAATTTACCATTGGTAATTCAAGAAATGGTGGAGAGAGGCGAATTATCTTACGGTCATGCCCGGGCCCTATTAGCTTTAGAGGATCCAATTAAAATGAGTGAAGCTGCCCGTAAGGTGATAAATGAGGGTCTTTCGGTGCGGGCCACTGAAGAACTGGTGAAAAAAATAAAAAATAAACCGGAGGTTAAAATAAAAACAAAACGGCAGGTATCTCCGGAAATTCAGGAAATAGAGGATAAATTAAAAGCCTTTTTTTCAACTAAAGTAGAAATAAAAAATACGGCTAAAGGGCGGGGAAAAATAACCATTGAATATTATTCGCCGGAGGAGTTGCAGCGGATTTTAGATTTATTATACATCGAATGA
- a CDS encoding ParA family protein, giving the protein MGKIIAVANQKGGVAKTTTAINLGAALALESKKVLLVDTDPQANLTSGLGFPKEGLPTTIYDLLVEGHDGEGILETEIPGLWIIPSTVDLAGAEIELVMLPERELRLKRALLPIKKNYDYILIDSPPSLGLITLNGLAAADSVLIPIQCEYYALEGVTQLMNTINLVKTRLNPDLKIEGVVLTMFDGRTNLSIQVVEEVKSYFRGLVFRTVVPRNVRLSEAPSYGKPIFLYDPKCRGAEVYLELAREVVERNEK; this is encoded by the coding sequence ATGGGAAAGATTATTGCCGTTGCCAACCAAAAAGGTGGGGTTGCTAAAACTACAACTGCTATAAATTTAGGTGCAGCCCTGGCTCTGGAAAGTAAAAAAGTACTCCTGGTAGATACGGATCCACAAGCTAACTTAACAAGTGGGCTTGGATTTCCCAAAGAAGGATTACCAACCACGATTTATGATTTACTGGTGGAAGGACATGATGGGGAAGGTATTTTAGAAACAGAAATTCCAGGGTTGTGGATCATTCCCTCTACGGTAGATTTAGCCGGTGCGGAAATAGAACTGGTAATGCTTCCGGAGCGTGAGCTGCGATTGAAAAGAGCATTATTACCGATTAAAAAAAATTACGATTATATTTTAATCGATAGCCCTCCTTCCCTAGGACTGATTACCCTAAATGGCTTGGCAGCGGCCGATAGTGTGTTGATTCCAATCCAGTGTGAGTATTACGCCCTGGAAGGAGTAACCCAGTTAATGAATACGATCAATCTTGTTAAAACCCGTTTAAATCCTGATTTAAAAATTGAAGGGGTAGTTTTAACCATGTTTGACGGCCGGACGAATCTTTCCATTCAAGTGGTAGAAGAAGTGAAAAGTTATTTCCGCGGGCTGGTCTTTAGAACGGTAGTACCACGAAATGTTCGCTTATCGGAAGCACCTAGCTATGGCAAACCCATTTTTTTATATGATCCCAAGTGCCGGGGGGCAGAAGTTTATCTTGAACTTGCCAGGGAAGTGGTGGAACGAAATGAAAAATAA
- the rsmG gene encoding 16S rRNA (guanine(527)-N(7))-methyltransferase RsmG: protein MKTLIKRYFNEYGFNPDNQTIDLFIKYADLLFEENKRVNLTALSGEKEIVVKHFLDSIIILKYRDLNGKKAIDLGTGAGFPGIPLKIMSPQMEITLVDSLKKRCLFLEKTIKELGFQSVMVKNERAENLGQNKDYRGSYDYSFSRAVANTRILLELHAPLLKVGGEMFLLKGPAIDEEIADAQNAARELGVELVDILRYELPEDYGQRTVAIYQKTLETPAKYPRRPGIPEKRPL from the coding sequence ATGAAGACTCTAATTAAACGTTACTTTAATGAATATGGTTTTAATCCTGATAATCAGACGATAGACCTTTTTATAAAATATGCTGATTTATTATTTGAGGAAAATAAAAGAGTTAACTTAACTGCCCTCTCCGGTGAAAAGGAAATAGTTGTGAAGCATTTTTTAGACAGTATTATCATTTTAAAATACCGCGATTTAAACGGTAAAAAAGCCATTGATTTAGGGACCGGTGCTGGTTTTCCCGGAATTCCTTTAAAGATTATGTCTCCTCAAATGGAAATTACATTGGTAGATTCTTTAAAAAAACGCTGTCTTTTTTTAGAAAAAACAATAAAGGAATTGGGTTTTCAGTCAGTAATGGTAAAAAATGAACGGGCGGAAAACTTAGGCCAAAATAAAGATTATCGGGGTAGTTATGACTATTCCTTCTCCCGGGCGGTAGCCAATACCCGAATTTTGCTTGAACTTCACGCACCTCTTTTAAAGGTTGGGGGAGAAATGTTCCTTTTAAAGGGACCGGCTATCGATGAGGAAATAGCTGATGCGCAAAATGCTGCTAGGGAGCTTGGAGTAGAACTTGTAGATATACTCCGCTATGAATTACCCGAAGATTACGGACAACGAACTGTTGCAATTTATCAAAAAACCCTGGAGACACCAGCAAAATATCCCCGGCGTCCCGGAATTCCTGAAAAACGACCTTTATAA